Proteins encoded by one window of Deinococcus radiodurans R1 = ATCC 13939 = DSM 20539:
- a CDS encoding diacylglycerol/lipid kinase family protein, protein MTGQTAPPARRMLVVFNPKSGQGESGLSEFVEHLRAAGAEVTERELAEGVPMQDYVRDLSQFDVLVGAGGDGTVSSLAYAARGQDVPLLAYPAGTANLIAQNLDLPRDPAELARIALAGHAVQVDLGEVEVRGEKNGFCMLAGAGADAAMIRDSEDLKERFGALAYVMSAMKQLNPKKTRFSLTIDGERREFEGIGVMVANFGMATYRLPITDDISPSDGRFTVILLRAGNILRLVPNLIDSVRGKFGLGDPMFAGNLETLEAREVTVDAADPFPLQYDGELHVETTPFTARILPGAIRLLTQVGRDELDT, encoded by the coding sequence ATGACGGGTCAAACTGCCCCCCCCGCACGCCGGATGCTGGTCGTGTTCAACCCCAAGAGCGGTCAAGGCGAAAGTGGCCTGAGCGAATTCGTCGAGCACCTGCGCGCCGCGGGCGCCGAAGTCACCGAGCGCGAGCTGGCAGAAGGCGTCCCGATGCAGGACTACGTCCGTGACCTATCCCAGTTCGACGTGCTGGTCGGCGCCGGGGGAGACGGCACGGTCAGCAGCCTCGCCTACGCGGCGCGCGGGCAGGACGTGCCGCTGCTCGCCTACCCGGCAGGCACCGCCAACCTGATCGCGCAGAACCTCGACCTGCCGCGTGACCCGGCCGAACTCGCCCGAATCGCGCTTGCCGGACACGCGGTGCAGGTGGACCTCGGCGAGGTGGAAGTGCGCGGCGAGAAGAATGGCTTTTGCATGTTGGCCGGGGCCGGCGCCGACGCGGCAATGATCCGCGATTCCGAAGACCTCAAGGAACGTTTTGGGGCCCTCGCCTACGTCATGAGCGCGATGAAGCAGCTCAACCCGAAAAAGACCCGCTTTTCCCTGACCATCGACGGCGAGCGGCGTGAATTCGAGGGCATCGGCGTGATGGTCGCCAATTTCGGGATGGCGACCTACCGCCTGCCGATCACCGACGACATCAGCCCGAGCGACGGGCGCTTCACGGTCATCTTGCTGCGCGCCGGCAACATCCTGCGCCTGGTCCCCAACCTGATCGACTCGGTGCGCGGCAAATTCGGCCTCGGCGACCCCATGTTTGCGGGCAACCTCGAAACCCTGGAAGCCCGCGAGGTCACGGTGGACGCCGCCGACCCCTTTCCGCTCCAGTACGACGGCGAGCTGCACGTGGAAACCACGCCGTTTACCGCCCGCATCCTGCCCGGCGCCATCCGGCTGCTGACCCAGGTGGGGCGCGACGAACTCGACACCTGA
- the pdxS gene encoding pyridoxal 5'-phosphate synthase lyase subunit PdxS produces MTEQQTGTPQLKQGFAEMFKGGVIMDVVTADQARIAEAAGATAVMALERVPADIRKDGGVARMSDPKMIREIMAAVSIPVMAKVRIGHVVEAQILQAIGVDFIDESEVLTPADEQFHILKRDFKVPFVCGAKNLGEALRRVGEGASMIRTKGEAGTGNVVEAVRHARAVLGDIRAVQSRPAEELMTVARDLQAPYDLVQYVHAHGQLPVVNFAAGGVATPADAALMMQLGLDGVFVGSGIFKSANPERRAQAIVRAVTHFQNPDILAEVSEDLGAPMTGINIDELIPEARLASRGW; encoded by the coding sequence ATGACCGAACAGCAGACCGGAACGCCGCAGCTCAAGCAGGGCTTCGCCGAGATGTTCAAGGGCGGCGTCATCATGGACGTGGTGACCGCCGACCAGGCCCGCATCGCCGAGGCGGCGGGCGCGACCGCCGTGATGGCGCTCGAGCGCGTGCCCGCCGACATCCGCAAGGACGGCGGCGTGGCGCGCATGAGCGATCCCAAGATGATCCGGGAAATCATGGCGGCCGTGAGCATTCCCGTCATGGCCAAAGTCCGCATCGGGCACGTCGTGGAGGCGCAGATTCTGCAGGCCATCGGGGTGGACTTCATCGACGAGTCCGAGGTGCTGACCCCCGCCGACGAGCAGTTTCACATCCTCAAACGCGACTTCAAGGTGCCCTTCGTCTGCGGCGCCAAGAACCTCGGCGAGGCGCTGCGCCGGGTGGGCGAGGGCGCGAGCATGATCCGCACCAAGGGCGAAGCCGGCACCGGCAACGTGGTCGAGGCCGTGCGGCACGCCCGCGCCGTGCTCGGCGACATCCGCGCCGTCCAATCTCGCCCCGCCGAGGAACTGATGACGGTGGCCCGCGACCTGCAAGCGCCCTACGACCTCGTGCAGTACGTCCACGCACACGGCCAACTGCCGGTCGTGAACTTCGCTGCCGGCGGCGTGGCCACCCCCGCCGACGCGGCGCTGATGATGCAGCTCGGCCTCGACGGCGTGTTCGTGGGCAGCGGCATCTTCAAGTCGGCCAATCCCGAGCGCCGCGCGCAGGCCATCGTCCGCGCCGTGACGCACTTTCAGAACCCCGACATTCTCGCCGAAGTGAGCGAGGACCTCGGCGCCCCGATGACCGGGATCAACATCGACGAGCTGATTCCGGAGGCGCGGCTGGCGTCGCGCGGCTGGTGA
- a CDS encoding aspartate kinase, producing the protein MSQPQPPSRLLVMKFGGTNMQSAHAIRHSASLAGRSVREGVKVVVVVSAMAGVTNGLLHLADAAQSGDIARANDEIAALRTRHFTAAQELGAAPDSETVRELRELHETLRQAVYGVYLLRELTPRSRDLIVAFGERLSAPLMSLALEQSGLRARHLTGGEAGILTDTNFGNARPLPGTYERVGDRLSGFLSAGVTPVIAGFMGETEQGAITTLGRGGTDFSATIVGKALGADEVWAWKDVDGVMSADPRVVGDASNIGVLSYGEVMELAYFGAKVLHPLAVTPLQDSGIPLRVKSAADPDFAGTLVRSQAEEIPGRPVKAVTAIKNVSLLTVTGAGVLGVPEVIASVFTAIARENITLLMVSQSSSMSNVSLAVPSADAARALQALRAGLSSELNVEETNGVAVLAIVGSGMRGQQGVSARLFTALASEDINILMISQGSSELNISVALSGEEVDRATAAVHAAFTLSQPVGA; encoded by the coding sequence ATGAGCCAACCCCAGCCTCCCTCCCGCCTCCTCGTCATGAAATTCGGCGGCACCAACATGCAAAGCGCCCACGCCATCCGCCACAGCGCCTCGCTCGCCGGGCGCAGCGTCCGGGAAGGCGTGAAGGTGGTGGTGGTGGTCAGCGCCATGGCCGGCGTGACCAACGGCCTGCTGCACCTCGCCGACGCCGCGCAGTCGGGCGACATCGCGCGCGCCAACGACGAGATCGCCGCGCTGCGCACCCGGCACTTCACGGCGGCGCAGGAACTCGGGGCGGCGCCCGACTCGGAAACCGTGCGCGAACTGCGCGAACTGCACGAGACGCTGCGGCAGGCCGTCTACGGCGTGTACCTGCTGCGCGAACTCACCCCGCGCAGCCGCGACCTGATCGTGGCCTTCGGCGAGCGGCTTTCGGCCCCCTTGATGAGCCTCGCGCTCGAGCAGTCGGGCCTGCGCGCCCGGCACCTGACCGGCGGCGAGGCGGGCATCCTGACCGACACCAACTTCGGCAACGCCCGGCCGCTGCCCGGCACCTACGAGCGCGTGGGCGACCGCCTCAGCGGCTTTCTGAGCGCCGGCGTCACGCCGGTGATCGCCGGTTTCATGGGCGAAACCGAGCAGGGCGCGATCACCACCCTCGGGCGCGGCGGCACCGATTTCTCGGCGACCATCGTGGGCAAGGCGCTCGGGGCGGACGAGGTGTGGGCCTGGAAGGACGTGGACGGCGTGATGTCGGCCGACCCGCGTGTGGTGGGGGACGCGAGCAACATCGGGGTGCTGAGCTACGGCGAGGTGATGGAGCTCGCCTATTTCGGCGCCAAGGTGCTGCACCCGCTCGCGGTCACGCCCCTGCAAGACAGCGGGATTCCCCTGCGCGTCAAGAGCGCCGCCGACCCCGACTTCGCCGGCACACTGGTGCGCTCGCAGGCCGAGGAAATTCCGGGCCGCCCGGTCAAGGCCGTGACCGCCATCAAGAACGTCAGCCTGCTCACCGTCACCGGCGCCGGGGTCCTGGGGGTGCCCGAAGTCATCGCGAGCGTCTTCACCGCCATCGCCCGCGAGAACATCACCCTGCTGATGGTGTCCCAGAGCAGTTCGATGAGCAACGTCTCGCTCGCGGTGCCGAGCGCCGACGCCGCCCGAGCCTTGCAGGCGCTGCGCGCGGGGCTGTCGAGCGAGCTCAACGTCGAGGAAACGAACGGCGTGGCGGTCCTCGCCATCGTCGGCAGCGGCATGCGCGGTCAGCAGGGCGTCTCGGCGCGGCTGTTCACGGCGCTCGCGAGCGAGGACATCAACATCCTGATGATCTCGCAGGGCTCGAGCGAGCTCAACATATCGGTGGCGCTCAGCGGCGAAGAAGTCGACCGCGCCACCGCCGCCGTCCACGCCGCGTTCACCCTCAGCCAGCCCGTCGGCGCCTGA
- a CDS encoding DivIVA domain-containing protein: MSSPNNNNPSGKLSPRDITHQSFDGRMSGYDKGQVRAYLNDVAHRVEALLQENRQQRERLAELQTELQEKKQAEDEIRRAIVSAERMAHELRENAAREAKVLLEETRARGAELQAEQERRGGDAERRHEQRLAELDTAFRNRYAELERDHHDWLLAREREQGERLADLERQFHARHQDLSGRLGAARQEYAQFLSAYRALLASFGELSLRHTLPEDAPLPLSSLSGAADEPAESLGGAPGAARVTPDVVGALSEVPPELAAALLGAEATPVSGTPGLTDGLPRPLALKSVDVLQGLPDAVPVYAGDAAPEARPLLGRHGEVAQLDDEK, from the coding sequence ATGAGCTCGCCCAATAACAATAATCCGTCGGGCAAACTCTCGCCGCGCGACATCACCCACCAGTCTTTCGACGGACGCATGAGCGGCTACGACAAGGGGCAGGTGCGCGCTTACCTGAACGACGTGGCGCACCGGGTCGAGGCGCTGCTGCAGGAAAACCGTCAGCAACGCGAGCGCCTCGCCGAGTTGCAGACCGAGCTTCAGGAGAAAAAACAGGCCGAGGACGAGATTCGCCGCGCCATCGTCTCGGCCGAGCGCATGGCCCACGAGCTGCGCGAGAACGCCGCGCGGGAGGCGAAGGTGCTGCTCGAAGAGACCCGGGCGCGCGGCGCGGAACTTCAGGCCGAGCAGGAGCGGCGTGGTGGGGACGCCGAGCGCCGGCACGAGCAGCGGCTCGCCGAGCTCGACACCGCCTTTCGCAACCGCTACGCCGAACTCGAGCGCGACCACCATGACTGGCTGCTCGCCCGCGAGCGCGAGCAGGGTGAGCGGCTCGCCGACCTCGAGCGGCAGTTTCATGCCCGGCATCAGGACCTCTCCGGACGGCTGGGCGCGGCTCGGCAGGAATACGCCCAGTTCCTGAGTGCGTACCGGGCGCTGCTCGCGTCGTTCGGTGAGCTGAGCCTGCGCCACACGCTGCCGGAGGACGCGCCGTTGCCGCTCTCTTCTCTGTCGGGAGCGGCAGACGAGCCGGCGGAGTCGTTGGGTGGGGCGCCCGGCGCTGCGCGGGTGACGCCGGATGTGGTGGGGGCGCTGTCGGAGGTGCCGCCGGAGTTGGCCGCCGCGTTGCTTGGCGCAGAGGCAACGCCGGTGAGTGGGACGCCGGGACTCACCGATGGTTTGCCGCGTCCGCTGGCGCTCAAATCGGTGGACGTGTTGCAGGGGCTGCCCGACGCGGTGCCGGTCTATGCCGGGGACGCGGCGCCCGAAGCGCGGCCCCTCCTGGGACGGCACGGCGAGGTGGCCCAGCTGGACGACGAGAAATAA
- a CDS encoding C40 family peptidase: MSPLPPADPRLFAHDPRRRWSEAPAPDGWRELHPALARAQARTSLRAAPDARATQVSEALPGEALERLADEGEWAWVRTPHDGYLGWVRQQEVGPAWAPELTVTALRAHAYAEPRVSALIVAELCRGARLSRGAGERVTEDHRCWQPVTLPDGQAAWVQEVILAKVDVSDPATFALSLLGAPYVWGGRSAWGLDCSGLTQLAYAACGAALPRDADQQEAALQRVAVPQRGDLAFFPGHVGLMLDGRRMVHANATAMAVSVDTLGEGDYGGRLLASLRGYGRWPT, encoded by the coding sequence ATGTCCCCCCTGCCCCCCGCCGACCCACGCCTGTTCGCCCACGACCCCCGGCGCCGCTGGTCCGAGGCGCCCGCCCCGGACGGCTGGCGCGAGCTGCACCCGGCCCTGGCCCGCGCCCAGGCGCGCACCTCGCTGCGCGCCGCCCCGGACGCACGGGCCACGCAGGTCAGCGAGGCGTTGCCCGGCGAGGCCCTCGAGCGGCTGGCCGACGAGGGCGAGTGGGCCTGGGTCCGCACCCCGCACGACGGCTACCTGGGCTGGGTGCGGCAGCAGGAGGTCGGCCCCGCCTGGGCACCCGAGCTGACGGTCACGGCGCTGCGGGCACACGCTTACGCCGAGCCCCGTGTCAGTGCGTTGATCGTCGCCGAGCTGTGCCGGGGCGCCCGGCTCTCACGCGGCGCAGGCGAGCGCGTTACCGAGGACCACCGCTGCTGGCAGCCAGTTACGCTACCGGACGGGCAGGCGGCGTGGGTGCAAGAGGTGATTCTGGCGAAGGTGGACGTGTCTGACCCGGCGACCTTCGCGCTGTCGCTGCTTGGGGCGCCCTACGTCTGGGGCGGGCGCAGCGCGTGGGGGCTGGATTGCTCGGGGCTCACGCAACTGGCGTATGCGGCGTGCGGCGCCGCGCTGCCCCGCGACGCCGACCAGCAGGAAGCGGCGCTGCAACGGGTGGCGGTGCCACAGCGCGGCGACCTCGCCTTCTTTCCGGGGCACGTCGGGCTGATGCTGGACGGGCGGCGCATGGTCCACGCCAACGCGACGGCGATGGCGGTGTCGGTGGACACCCTCGGTGAAGGCGACTACGGCGGGCGGCTGCTCGCCTCGCTGCGCGGGTACGGGCGGTGGCCCACGTGA
- a CDS encoding YggS family pyridoxal phosphate enzyme: MSVPAVLAGIREAEAQAGRAAGTVRLVAVTKGHSLDEIRGQVLAHGDFPLAENRGQELRDKVAGLPGAEWHFIGPLQRNKIKYLRGVTLVHSIEEPWQAQAIADAAAEWGQAPAVLLQRHNGEGQKHGVLPDDLPAVLREVRATGLEVRGLMAMAPYDDEARAAQVFADTARQAQDLGLVELSMGMSGDYPLAVAAGATLVRVGRSLFA, from the coding sequence GTGAGTGTGCCGGCGGTTCTGGCGGGCATCCGGGAGGCCGAGGCGCAGGCCGGGCGCGCGGCGGGCACGGTGCGCCTCGTCGCGGTGACGAAGGGGCATTCGCTCGACGAGATTCGCGGGCAGGTCCTCGCCCACGGCGACTTTCCGCTGGCCGAGAACCGGGGTCAGGAGCTGCGCGACAAGGTGGCCGGGTTGCCCGGGGCCGAGTGGCATTTCATCGGGCCTTTGCAGCGCAACAAGATCAAGTACCTGCGCGGTGTGACGCTGGTGCATTCCATCGAGGAGCCCTGGCAGGCGCAGGCCATTGCCGACGCGGCAGCGGAGTGGGGCCAGGCGCCCGCCGTGCTGTTGCAGCGTCACAACGGCGAGGGGCAAAAGCACGGCGTGTTGCCTGACGACCTGCCCGCCGTCCTGCGCGAGGTGCGGGCGACGGGGCTGGAGGTGCGCGGCCTGATGGCGATGGCGCCTTACGACGACGAGGCGCGGGCGGCGCAAGTGTTTGCCGACACGGCGCGGCAGGCCCAGGACCTGGGGCTCGTGGAGCTCAGCATGGGCATGAGCGGCGATTATCCCCTCGCGGTCGCGGCGGGGGCCACCCTGGTGCGGGTCGGTCGGAGTCTGTTCGCATGA
- a CDS encoding MetQ/NlpA family ABC transporter substrate-binding protein — protein sequence MRKTLMLAALLLPSTAAAGTLRVGASPVPHAELLEFVKPLLAKQGVKLEIREFTDYVQPNVALADGAIDVNFFQHVPYLNSFQQNRPLGIVAGAKVHVEPMGVYSKRVRKLSDLKNGATIALPNDPSNSGRALKLLERAGLIRLKPSAGISATVRDITTNLKRLKFRELEAAQLPRALGDVDAAVINTNYALEAGLNPLKDALKLEDKNSPYANVLAAKPATLKNPDYLKLVRVLQSKETKAFILKKYGGAIVPAF from the coding sequence ATGCGTAAAACTCTGATGCTGGCCGCCCTGCTCCTTCCCTCCACCGCTGCGGCGGGCACCCTGCGCGTCGGAGCGAGCCCGGTGCCGCACGCCGAGCTGCTCGAATTCGTCAAGCCCCTGCTCGCCAAGCAGGGCGTCAAGCTCGAAATCCGCGAATTTACCGATTACGTGCAGCCCAATGTGGCGCTCGCGGACGGGGCCATCGACGTGAACTTCTTCCAGCACGTCCCGTACCTGAACAGCTTCCAGCAAAATCGTCCGCTCGGCATCGTCGCCGGGGCGAAGGTGCACGTGGAGCCGATGGGCGTCTACAGCAAGCGCGTCAGGAAGCTGAGCGACCTCAAAAACGGCGCCACCATCGCGCTGCCGAACGACCCGAGCAACAGTGGCCGCGCCCTGAAACTCCTCGAACGGGCGGGCCTGATTCGCCTGAAACCCTCGGCGGGCATCAGCGCCACGGTGCGGGACATCACGACCAACCTCAAGCGCCTGAAATTCCGCGAGCTCGAAGCGGCGCAGCTCCCGCGTGCCCTCGGAGACGTGGACGCCGCCGTCATCAACACCAATTACGCGCTCGAAGCGGGCCTCAACCCCCTGAAAGACGCGCTGAAGCTCGAAGACAAGAACAGCCCCTACGCCAACGTGCTCGCCGCCAAGCCCGCCACCCTGAAAAACCCCGATTACCTCAAGCTGGTCAGGGTCCTTCAGAGCAAGGAGACGAAGGCCTTTATTCTGAAAAAGTACGGCGGGGCCATCGTTCCGGCGTTCTGA
- a CDS encoding Gfo/Idh/MocA family protein: MAHVIRVAVIGCGNRGADVYARHLTAQGAQVGWLVDPRPARLREVAARFGVPEQACFANAAAFFALGRVADAVVIATPDDQHVGPCLDALALGYDVLLEKPVCLVEEDLERLLRAEAASGGQVTVCHVLRATAFFQAVYEVLTSGRLGRLVGIQHAENVAFWHYAHSYVRGNWRQSPPAAPFLLAKSVHDLDLLRWFAGAAPQTVSSAGALVHFRPENAPPGAARRCVACPLTACPYDARRIYSRFPLDAWPNTVLTAGDLSVEDALAHGPYGECVYNGQNNVVDHQAVTATFAGGVTAQLTVSAFTHNNTRTLKLLGTHGEVRAHMDLGELELHDFASGQVERWHVPVTGNHGGGDAGLVAAWLRFLRGEAPVPTPLAESLDSHRLAFAAERARLRGTVERL; encoded by the coding sequence GTGGCCCACGTGATCCGGGTCGCGGTGATCGGCTGCGGCAACCGGGGCGCCGATGTCTACGCCCGGCACCTGACGGCGCAGGGGGCGCAGGTGGGGTGGCTGGTGGACCCGCGCCCGGCCCGGTTGCGGGAGGTTGCTGCGCGGTTTGGAGTGCCGGAGCAGGCTTGTTTTGCCAACGCTGCCGCTTTTTTCGCGCTCGGGCGGGTGGCCGACGCGGTGGTCATCGCCACGCCGGACGACCAGCACGTGGGGCCGTGCCTCGACGCACTGGCGCTCGGGTACGACGTGCTGCTCGAAAAGCCGGTGTGTCTGGTGGAAGAAGACCTGGAGCGGCTGCTCAGGGCGGAGGCGGCCTCGGGCGGGCAGGTCACGGTCTGCCATGTGCTGCGGGCGACTGCTTTCTTTCAGGCGGTCTACGAGGTGCTGACCAGCGGACGGCTCGGGCGGCTGGTCGGGATTCAGCACGCCGAGAACGTCGCTTTCTGGCACTACGCGCACTCCTACGTGCGCGGCAACTGGCGGCAGTCGCCTCCCGCCGCGCCGTTTTTGCTCGCCAAGAGCGTGCACGACCTCGACCTGCTGCGCTGGTTTGCGGGGGCAGCCCCGCAGACGGTGAGCAGTGCGGGCGCATTGGTGCATTTCCGGCCTGAGAATGCCCCACCGGGGGCTGCGCGGCGCTGCGTGGCGTGTCCGCTGACCGCTTGCCCCTATGACGCCCGGCGCATTTATAGCCGCTTTCCGCTGGACGCCTGGCCGAACACGGTGCTGACGGCGGGCGACCTGAGCGTGGAAGACGCCCTCGCGCACGGGCCTTACGGCGAGTGCGTCTACAACGGGCAGAACAATGTCGTTGACCATCAGGCCGTGACTGCCACCTTCGCGGGCGGGGTCACGGCGCAGCTCACGGTGAGTGCTTTCACGCACAACAACACGCGGACGCTGAAGCTGCTTGGGACGCACGGAGAAGTGCGGGCACACATGGATCTCGGCGAGCTTGAGCTGCACGACTTCGCCTCTGGGCAGGTCGAGCGCTGGCACGTTCCGGTCACTGGAAATCACGGCGGCGGGGACGCCGGGCTGGTCGCCGCCTGGCTGCGTTTTCTGCGGGGTGAGGCGCCCGTGCCCACGCCGCTCGCCGAGTCGCTCGATTCGCACCGGCTGGCCTTCGCGGCGGAGCGGGCGCGGCTTAGAGGAACGGTCGAGCGGCTCTAA
- a CDS encoding IPT/TIG domain-containing protein: MLRFFCASLLLTGLLASCTPRVTTVAGVTVTPVLIKVSEGAAPGDTLTIQGRYLGNAQTARVIIGADENGQGGTAFPASAVQSWSDTEIVLKVPEGMPAGGSWLFVEVGGKRSTGLRVSVR; encoded by the coding sequence ATGCTGCGTTTCTTCTGTGCTTCTTTACTGTTGACCGGTCTGCTCGCGTCCTGTACCCCGCGCGTCACCACCGTTGCCGGCGTGACCGTCACCCCGGTGCTTATCAAGGTCTCCGAGGGCGCCGCTCCCGGTGACACCCTCACCATCCAGGGCCGCTACCTCGGCAACGCCCAGACCGCCCGCGTCATCATCGGCGCCGACGAAAACGGTCAGGGCGGCACCGCTTTCCCGGCCAGCGCCGTGCAGAGCTGGAGCGACACCGAAATCGTCCTCAAGGTGCCCGAAGGGATGCCGGCGGGTGGCTCGTGGCTCTTTGTCGAAGTCGGTGGCAAGCGCTCGACGGGCCTGCGCGTCAGCGTTCGCTGA
- a CDS encoding MetQ/NlpA family ABC transporter substrate-binding protein: protein MRKIFALSTFAFASLASAGTLRVAATPVPAGELLEFVKPILAKQGVKLEIREFTDYVQPNVALGEGSVDANLFQHTPYLNAFQQNRPLGIVPVKKIYLPPLGLYSKRVSKVTELAKGATIALPNDPSNEARALLLLEKAGLIRLRAGAGVSATPKDIISNIKGLKFRELEAAQLPRSLQDVDAAIVNANYALDIGLDPTKDALFHEGKNSPYVNILATTKANLNNPDLKKLTAALTSPEAKAWLLKKYGGSVIPAF, encoded by the coding sequence ATGCGTAAGATTTTTGCTCTGTCCACCTTCGCTTTCGCCTCGCTTGCCAGCGCGGGCACCCTGCGCGTCGCCGCGACGCCAGTGCCGGCGGGGGAACTGCTCGAATTCGTCAAGCCCATCCTCGCCAAACAGGGCGTCAAGCTCGAAATCCGTGAATTTACCGACTACGTGCAGCCCAACGTGGCCCTCGGCGAAGGCAGCGTGGACGCCAACCTTTTTCAGCACACGCCGTATCTCAATGCCTTTCAGCAAAACCGCCCGCTTGGCATCGTCCCGGTGAAAAAGATCTACCTGCCGCCGCTCGGGCTCTACAGCAAACGCGTGAGCAAGGTCACCGAGTTGGCAAAGGGTGCCACCATCGCCCTGCCCAACGACCCGAGCAACGAGGCGCGCGCCCTGCTGCTGCTCGAAAAAGCGGGCCTGATTCGCCTGCGCGCCGGCGCTGGGGTGAGTGCCACGCCCAAAGACATCATCAGCAACATCAAGGGGCTCAAGTTCCGCGAACTCGAAGCCGCGCAGTTGCCGCGCTCGTTGCAGGACGTCGACGCCGCCATCGTCAACGCGAACTACGCGCTCGACATCGGCCTCGACCCGACCAAAGACGCCCTGTTTCACGAGGGCAAAAACAGCCCGTACGTCAACATTCTGGCGACCACCAAGGCCAACCTGAACAACCCCGACCTGAAAAAGCTCACCGCCGCGCTCACCAGCCCGGAGGCGAAAGCCTGGCTGCTGAAGAAGTACGGCGGCAGCGTGATTCCGGCGTTCTGA
- the pdxT gene encoding pyridoxal 5'-phosphate synthase glutaminase subunit PdxT encodes MTVGVLALQGAFREHRQRLEQLGAGVREVRLPADLAGLSGLILPGGESTTMVRLLTEGGLWHPLRDFHAAGGALWGTCAGAIVLAREVMGGSPSLPPQPGLGLLDITVQRNAFGRQVDSFTAPLDIAGLDAPFPAVFIRAPVITRVGPAARALATLGDRTAHVQQGRVLASAFHPELTEDTRLHRVFLGLAGERAY; translated from the coding sequence GTGACCGTCGGCGTTCTCGCGCTGCAAGGCGCCTTTCGCGAGCACCGCCAGCGCCTCGAGCAGCTCGGCGCCGGGGTCCGCGAGGTGCGCCTGCCCGCCGATCTCGCCGGCCTGAGCGGGCTGATCCTGCCGGGCGGCGAGTCCACGACGATGGTCCGGCTGCTCACGGAAGGCGGCCTCTGGCACCCCCTGCGCGACTTTCATGCCGCCGGCGGGGCGCTGTGGGGCACCTGCGCGGGCGCCATCGTGCTGGCGCGCGAGGTGATGGGCGGCAGTCCCTCGCTGCCGCCGCAGCCGGGGCTGGGGCTGCTCGACATCACCGTGCAGCGCAACGCCTTCGGGCGGCAGGTGGACTCGTTCACCGCCCCACTCGACATTGCCGGGCTCGACGCGCCGTTTCCCGCCGTCTTTATCCGCGCCCCGGTCATCACGCGGGTGGGCCCGGCGGCGCGGGCCCTCGCGACCCTCGGCGACCGGACCGCGCACGTGCAGCAGGGCCGCGTCCTGGCGAGTGCTTTTCATCCTGAACTGACGGAAGACACACGTCTGCACCGGGTGTTTCTCGGCCTCGCGGGCGAGCGGGCATACTAG
- a CDS encoding metallophosphoesterase family protein produces MRIAFLSDLHGNIHALTAVKRFLNEQIVNQVVVVGDLVGYGASPGPVIDFVQREGWPASMGSSDLRVALDFGEREGRRGVADQVLQWTRKTLSPAQLDFLRRLPPGGRLTTPIGRVRYFHGSPHDPEQRLDLMSSETELRRLAEPLAARVIVVGGTHVPFVRTVDETTFVDPGSVGLSLNHEPGADVAIVDCVGRKPKISLHKVPYDYSSSAFDIMAWNLPPVIADVIRSGKMG; encoded by the coding sequence TTGCGAATCGCCTTTCTCAGTGACCTCCACGGTAATATCCATGCCCTGACCGCGGTCAAGCGCTTCCTGAACGAGCAGATTGTCAATCAGGTGGTGGTCGTCGGGGACCTGGTGGGCTACGGCGCCTCACCGGGGCCGGTGATCGATTTCGTGCAGCGCGAGGGCTGGCCGGCGAGCATGGGCAGCAGCGACCTGCGGGTGGCGCTGGATTTCGGCGAGCGCGAGGGCCGGCGCGGGGTGGCCGATCAGGTGTTGCAGTGGACGCGTAAGACGCTCTCGCCCGCCCAACTCGACTTTCTGCGCCGCTTGCCCCCGGGCGGGCGCCTGACCACCCCGATCGGTCGCGTGCGCTATTTCCACGGCTCGCCGCACGACCCCGAGCAGCGCCTCGACCTGATGAGCAGCGAAACCGAGCTGCGGCGGCTGGCCGAACCCCTCGCCGCGCGGGTGATCGTGGTGGGCGGCACCCACGTCCCCTTCGTGCGGACGGTGGACGAAACGACCTTCGTCGACCCCGGCAGCGTGGGGCTCTCGCTCAACCACGAGCCGGGTGCTGACGTCGCCATCGTGGACTGCGTGGGCCGCAAGCCCAAGATCAGCCTGCACAAGGTGCCTTACGACTACTCGTCGAGCGCCTTCGACATCATGGCCTGGAACCTGCCGCCAGTGATTGCCGACGTGATCCGCAGCGGCAAGATGGGCTGA